From Terriglobales bacterium, a single genomic window includes:
- the nuoK gene encoding NADH-quinone oxidoreductase subunit NuoK, which yields MVPLSYYLLLSGILFACGVLGFLIKRNIITIFMSIELMLNGVNLSFVAFATYWKALSGQVFVFFVMVVAAAETAVGLAIIISVFRTRETLNPDRVNLLKL from the coding sequence ATGGTCCCGCTTTCTTACTATCTTTTGTTAAGTGGCATCCTGTTCGCCTGCGGCGTTTTGGGATTCCTGATCAAGCGCAACATCATCACCATTTTCATGTCGATCGAGTTGATGTTGAACGGTGTCAATCTCTCTTTCGTCGCCTTTGCTACCTATTGGAAAGCGTTGAGTGGTCAAGTATTTGTCTTTTTCGTGATGGTGGTAGCGGCAGCGGAAACGGCTGTCGGACTGGCAATCATCATTTCTGTCTTCCGCACGCGAGAGACTCTGAATCCCGACCGTGTGAATTTGCTCAAGCTATAG
- a CDS encoding NADH-quinone oxidoreductase subunit J: MLHLTLFTIFGVVCVAGAVNLVAQRHPINSALSLIVVMGSLAVEFLLLGAEFVAAVQVIIYAGAVMVLFVFVIMLLNAGEEEHTRGSRVALLFGVPGMLIGSVLVAWELVRSTPGTEAAGVGALYGSAKTIGRLLFNQFLLPFEITSVLILIAIMGAVVLARRES; this comes from the coding sequence ATGCTTCATCTCACCTTATTCACCATATTCGGGGTCGTCTGCGTTGCTGGTGCGGTCAATCTGGTGGCTCAGCGCCATCCCATCAACAGCGCGCTTTCCCTCATCGTAGTAATGGGCTCACTGGCAGTCGAATTTCTGCTGCTGGGGGCGGAGTTCGTAGCTGCTGTGCAGGTCATTATTTACGCCGGCGCAGTGATGGTGCTGTTCGTTTTTGTCATCATGCTGCTGAATGCCGGCGAAGAGGAGCATACCCGCGGCAGCCGCGTCGCTTTGCTTTTCGGCGTACCGGGCATGCTGATCGGCAGCGTTTTGGTTGCCTGGGAGTTGGTTCGCAGTACTCCCGGAACCGAAGCCGCTGGCGTCGGCGCGCTCTATGGTTCGGCGAAGACAATCGGCCGTCTGTTGTTCAACCAATTCCTCCTGCCATTTGAAATTACTTCAGTCCTGATTCTCATCGCCATTATGGGAGCCGTAGTACTGGCCCGGAGGGAAAGCTGA